In Myxococcus stipitatus, a single window of DNA contains:
- a CDS encoding TIGR02265 family protein, whose protein sequence is MHVGTESSCGGAAWELEQRRLAATDDDQARGMFFQGALSVVSSLGGQGSVARCRGVAGMWEIHPFLMYPVARYLRMMSTAARLLGPQLNGFDRVLLRMGEQAADDFMESQFGQELTRDSAGCPRRLLEGLGEAYRVAVSYGERYPLWTGESSARFVMRRDFMPVAYHEGVLACALESVGAREVRVRGRQVAMLDSEFEVSWSQRALAQG, encoded by the coding sequence ATGCACGTGGGCACGGAATCGAGCTGCGGCGGCGCGGCGTGGGAGTTGGAGCAGCGTCGACTCGCGGCGACGGACGACGACCAGGCGCGCGGCATGTTCTTCCAGGGCGCGCTGAGCGTGGTGTCGAGCCTGGGCGGCCAGGGGTCGGTGGCGCGGTGCCGGGGCGTGGCGGGGATGTGGGAGATACACCCGTTCCTCATGTACCCGGTGGCGCGCTACCTGCGGATGATGTCCACGGCGGCGCGGCTGCTCGGCCCGCAGCTCAACGGGTTCGACCGGGTGCTGCTGCGCATGGGCGAGCAGGCGGCGGACGACTTCATGGAGTCGCAGTTCGGCCAGGAGCTGACGCGGGACTCCGCGGGCTGTCCCCGCCGGCTGCTGGAGGGGTTGGGCGAGGCGTACCGGGTGGCGGTGAGCTACGGCGAGCGCTACCCGCTGTGGACGGGCGAGTCGAGCGCGCGCTTCGTGATGCGGCGCGACTTCATGCCGGTGGCGTACCACGAGGGGGTGCTGGCGTGCGCGCTGGAGTCGGTGGGCGCGCGCGAGGTGCGCGTGCGGGGCCGCCAGGTGGCGATGCTGGACAGCGAGTTCGAGGTGTCCTGGTCGCAGCGGGCCCTCGCCCAGGGGTGA
- the recF gene encoding DNA replication/repair protein RecF (All proteins in this family for which functions are known are DNA-binding proteins that assist the filamentation of RecA onto DNA for the initiation of recombination or recombinational repair.), translating into MRLLALQLQDFRNLAQVSLEPSAHATIAVGQNGQGKTNLLEALYFLATLKPLRAGRLSELVRWGTPSTRVSGRFLLKGAEREISVEVGGGTRQAFVDGKKAPSLEEYFGGVSVVAFTPDDLEVVKGGPDSRRGFLDRAVFNRFPAYLRESREYARALKNRNRLLREGQAVDAAYLEAYDETLARAGARIYSRRRALMAELAPRAQATFGAIGRTVDPATYGYHPAHLGGDFTTADEAALAQALRESLAARLRRDLDRGFTSVGPHADDVTVTLGGRSARAYASQGQQRALVLGWKIAEIENLAACLGFLPLLLLDDVSSELDPERNAYLMDYLARSGAQVFLSTTDGSLVRGAAAEDTLWLAVSSGQVAPRAPDPVAGG; encoded by the coding sequence GTGCGCCTTCTCGCACTCCAACTCCAGGACTTCCGCAACCTCGCGCAGGTGTCGCTCGAGCCCAGCGCCCACGCCACCATCGCCGTGGGGCAGAACGGCCAGGGCAAGACGAACCTGCTGGAGGCGCTCTACTTCCTCGCCACGCTCAAGCCCCTGCGGGCCGGGCGGCTGTCGGAGCTGGTGCGCTGGGGCACCCCGTCCACGCGCGTGTCGGGCCGGTTCCTGCTCAAGGGAGCCGAGCGGGAGATCTCCGTCGAGGTCGGAGGCGGCACCCGGCAGGCCTTCGTGGACGGGAAGAAGGCGCCCAGCCTGGAGGAGTACTTCGGCGGCGTCTCCGTCGTCGCCTTCACGCCGGACGACCTGGAGGTGGTGAAGGGCGGCCCGGACTCGCGGCGCGGCTTCCTGGACCGCGCGGTGTTCAACCGCTTCCCCGCCTACCTCCGCGAGAGCCGCGAGTACGCGCGGGCGCTGAAGAACCGCAACCGCCTGCTGCGCGAGGGCCAGGCGGTGGACGCCGCCTACCTGGAGGCCTACGACGAGACGCTGGCCCGCGCCGGCGCGCGCATCTACTCCCGGCGCCGGGCGCTGATGGCGGAGCTGGCGCCGCGCGCGCAGGCGACCTTCGGTGCCATCGGGCGCACGGTGGACCCCGCCACGTACGGCTACCACCCCGCGCACCTGGGCGGCGACTTCACCACCGCCGACGAGGCCGCGCTGGCCCAGGCCCTCCGCGAGTCGCTCGCCGCCAGGCTGCGCCGGGACCTCGACCGCGGCTTCACCTCCGTGGGCCCCCACGCGGACGACGTCACGGTGACGCTGGGCGGACGCAGCGCCCGCGCCTACGCGAGCCAGGGACAGCAGCGCGCGCTGGTGCTCGGCTGGAAGATCGCCGAAATCGAGAACCTCGCGGCGTGCCTGGGCTTCCTGCCGCTGCTCCTGCTGGACGACGTGTCGAGCGAGCTGGACCCCGAGCGCAACGCCTACTTGATGGACTACCTGGCCCGCAGCGGCGCCCAGGTGTTCCTCTCCACCACGGATGGCTCGCTGGTGAGGGGCGCGGCGGCGGAGGACACGCTGTGGCTGGCCGTGTCCTCCGGGCAGGTGGCGCCGCGCGCGCCGGACCCGGTCGCCGGAGGCTGA
- a CDS encoding pyridoxal-phosphate-dependent aminotransferase family protein, whose amino-acid sequence MRDLLMIPGPVEFEPEVLQALALPTLGHTDPAFIAIFGRALKRLREVCLAPSAQPFVVSGSGTLAMELAVANLVEPGDAALVVNTGYFSDRMVKILERHGAKVTQVRAAPGDVPSSDEVETALAAGGFKLMTLTHVDTSTGVLAPVEGLVRAARKHGVLSVVDGVCATAGEAFHQDAWGADVYLTASQKAVGVPPGLALLTVGPLALEAWRKRKAPVASVYADWAEWLPIMEAYEAGKPAYFATPPVNLVYALDVSLGQILAEGMEARFARHRRVALAFRAAWKGLGLRLLPTSDAVASHLLSALYYPDGVDASFVGQVKAQGVVVAGGLHPDLKSRYFRVGHMNRTGPADLLATVGAVERALLAAGHRVEPGAGLAAAESALVAR is encoded by the coding sequence GTGAGAGACTTGCTGATGATTCCGGGGCCGGTGGAGTTCGAGCCGGAGGTGCTCCAGGCGCTCGCCCTGCCCACGCTCGGTCATACGGACCCGGCCTTCATCGCCATCTTCGGCCGGGCGCTGAAGCGGCTGCGCGAGGTGTGCCTGGCGCCGTCCGCCCAGCCCTTCGTGGTGTCGGGCTCCGGCACGCTGGCCATGGAGCTGGCGGTGGCCAACCTCGTGGAGCCCGGCGACGCCGCGCTGGTGGTGAACACGGGCTACTTCAGCGACCGGATGGTGAAGATCCTGGAGCGGCACGGCGCGAAGGTGACGCAGGTGCGCGCGGCGCCCGGGGACGTGCCGTCCTCGGACGAGGTGGAGACGGCGCTCGCGGCGGGCGGCTTCAAGCTGATGACCCTCACCCACGTGGACACGTCCACCGGCGTGCTGGCGCCCGTGGAGGGGCTGGTGCGGGCCGCGCGCAAGCACGGCGTGCTGTCCGTGGTGGACGGCGTGTGCGCCACCGCCGGCGAGGCCTTCCACCAGGACGCGTGGGGCGCGGACGTGTACCTCACCGCCAGCCAGAAGGCGGTGGGCGTGCCTCCCGGCCTGGCGCTCCTGACGGTGGGCCCGCTCGCGCTGGAGGCGTGGAGGAAGCGCAAGGCGCCGGTGGCCAGCGTGTACGCGGACTGGGCGGAATGGCTGCCCATCATGGAGGCCTACGAGGCGGGCAAGCCCGCGTACTTCGCCACGCCCCCCGTCAACCTCGTCTACGCGCTGGACGTCAGCCTGGGCCAGATTCTCGCCGAGGGCATGGAGGCCCGCTTCGCCCGCCACCGCCGCGTGGCGCTCGCCTTCCGCGCCGCGTGGAAGGGCCTGGGCCTGCGCCTGCTGCCCACCTCCGACGCCGTGGCCTCCCACCTGCTGAGCGCCCTGTACTACCCGGACGGCGTGGACGCCTCCTTCGTGGGCCAGGTGAAGGCGCAGGGCGTCGTCGTGGCCGGCGGCCTCCACCCCGACCTCAAGTCCCGCTACTTCCGCGTGGGCCACATGAACCGCACCGGCCCCGCGGACCTGCTGGCCACCGTGGGCGCCGTGGAGCGCGCCCTCCTGGCCGCCGGACACCGCGTGGAGCCCGGCGCGGGGCTCGCCGCCGCCGAGTCCGCCCTCGTCGCCCGCTGA
- a CDS encoding cation:proton antiporter: MHANDLTLLLMQLIVIIGVSRLIGRGTRWLGQPLVIAEVVAGIVLGPSLLGWLAPDVMNALFPTSSLPVLKMLSQVGLVLFMFLIGLELDPRMLKGRGHASVAISHTSIVVPFALGAIAGALWLYKSLSSPTVPFSSFVLFMGVSMSITAFPVLARILTERGLLQSRLGAIAITCAAVDDVTAWCLLAFVVSIVRASDLAHAAFTTVLAMGYIAFMLLVVRPFLARLGARVASREGLTQNVVAGTLLLLMASAWATELIGIHALFGAFLFGAVIPKEGGLAAALVEKLEDVAVVLLLPIFFAFSGLRTQVGLLNTPESWMTCGVIIMLACVGKFGGSAVAARLTGLRWREAGAIGILMNTRGLMELIVLNLGLDLGVISPTLFTMMVLMALVTTFMTTPLLRLIYPTEEIAKDRLTLDAPPAPVAGVAPYTVLMCVSHQQAGPGMAHLVKALSEGEDAHFHALHLVSPERVSLRREPDPEGPAVEAERDVNGSDSALAPLLGRARNLGLTVRPLSFVSGEPALDICRTAQAKRADLVLLGWHKPLFSQTVLGGTVHEVMEAASSTVAVLVDRGLSDVKRVLVPFVGSRHDRAALKLARRLKKHSGAEVTVLHVTSREGQGVRAQVEELFPAAEGVGVRLKVVRHESPEDAALEEAREGGYDLVVVGVGSQWGLEDRLFGIQRERIVRDAPGSLLVVREPEPVVEAVAEAEPAAPVAASSRS, translated from the coding sequence ATGCACGCCAACGACCTCACGCTGCTGCTCATGCAGCTCATCGTCATCATCGGCGTGTCCCGGTTGATAGGGCGTGGCACGCGTTGGCTGGGGCAGCCGCTGGTCATCGCGGAGGTGGTGGCGGGCATCGTCCTGGGGCCCTCGCTGCTGGGCTGGTTGGCGCCCGACGTGATGAACGCGCTGTTCCCCACCAGCTCGCTGCCGGTGCTGAAGATGCTCAGCCAGGTGGGGCTGGTGCTGTTCATGTTCCTCATCGGCCTGGAGCTGGACCCCCGGATGCTGAAGGGGCGTGGGCATGCGTCGGTGGCCATCAGCCACACGAGCATCGTCGTCCCGTTCGCGCTGGGCGCCATCGCGGGCGCGCTGTGGCTGTACAAGAGCCTGTCGAGCCCGACGGTGCCGTTCTCGTCGTTCGTGCTCTTCATGGGCGTGTCGATGAGCATCACCGCCTTCCCGGTGCTGGCGCGCATCCTCACGGAGCGGGGCCTGTTGCAGTCCCGGCTGGGGGCCATCGCCATCACCTGCGCGGCGGTGGATGACGTCACGGCGTGGTGTCTGCTGGCCTTCGTGGTGTCCATCGTGCGCGCCTCGGACCTGGCGCACGCGGCGTTCACCACGGTGCTCGCCATGGGCTACATCGCCTTCATGCTCCTGGTGGTGCGCCCGTTCCTGGCGCGCCTGGGCGCCCGGGTGGCCAGCCGCGAGGGCCTCACCCAGAACGTGGTGGCCGGCACGCTGCTGCTCCTGATGGCCTCCGCCTGGGCGACGGAGCTCATCGGCATCCACGCGCTCTTCGGCGCGTTCCTCTTCGGCGCGGTCATCCCCAAGGAGGGCGGGCTGGCGGCGGCGCTGGTGGAGAAGCTGGAGGACGTGGCGGTGGTGTTGCTGCTGCCCATCTTCTTCGCCTTCAGCGGCCTGCGCACGCAGGTGGGCCTGCTCAACACGCCCGAGTCGTGGATGACGTGCGGGGTCATCATCATGCTGGCCTGCGTGGGCAAGTTCGGCGGCAGCGCGGTGGCGGCGCGGCTGACGGGCCTGCGCTGGCGCGAGGCGGGCGCCATCGGCATCCTGATGAACACGCGCGGGTTGATGGAGCTCATCGTCCTCAACCTGGGCCTGGACCTGGGCGTCATCTCGCCCACGCTCTTCACGATGATGGTGCTGATGGCGCTGGTGACGACGTTCATGACCACGCCGCTCTTGCGCCTCATCTACCCCACGGAGGAGATCGCCAAGGACCGGCTCACGCTGGACGCGCCCCCGGCGCCGGTGGCCGGCGTGGCGCCCTACACCGTGCTGATGTGTGTCTCCCACCAGCAGGCGGGGCCGGGCATGGCCCATCTGGTCAAGGCGCTGTCGGAGGGCGAGGACGCCCACTTCCACGCGCTGCACCTGGTGTCCCCGGAGCGCGTGTCGCTGCGCCGCGAGCCGGACCCCGAGGGCCCGGCGGTGGAGGCGGAGCGGGACGTGAACGGGAGCGACAGCGCGTTGGCGCCGTTGCTGGGCCGCGCGAGGAACCTGGGGCTGACGGTGCGTCCGCTGTCCTTCGTGTCGGGGGAGCCCGCGCTGGACATCTGCCGCACGGCGCAGGCCAAGCGCGCGGACCTGGTGCTGCTGGGCTGGCACAAGCCGCTGTTCAGCCAGACGGTGCTGGGCGGCACGGTGCACGAGGTGATGGAGGCGGCGTCCTCGACGGTGGCGGTGCTGGTGGACCGTGGCCTGTCGGACGTGAAGCGGGTGTTGGTGCCCTTCGTCGGCAGCCGGCACGACCGCGCGGCGCTGAAGCTGGCGCGGCGGCTGAAGAAGCACTCGGGCGCGGAGGTCACCGTGCTGCACGTCACCTCGCGTGAGGGCCAGGGCGTCCGGGCGCAGGTGGAGGAGCTGTTCCCCGCCGCGGAGGGCGTGGGCGTGCGGCTGAAGGTGGTGCGCCACGAGTCGCCCGAGGACGCCGCGCTGGAGGAGGCGCGGGAGGGGGGCTACGACCTGGTGGTGGTGGGCGTGGGTTCCCAGTGGGGCCTGGAGGACCGGCTGTTCGGCATCCAGCGCGAGCGCATCGTCCGTGACGCGCCGGGCTCGCTGCTGGTCGTGCGGGAGCCCGAGCCGGTGGTGGAAGCGGTGGCCGAGGCCGAGCCGGCGGCTCCGGTGGCGGCCTCCTCGAGGAGCTGA
- a CDS encoding MlaE family ABC transporter permease gives MARMSGQVLSRAVRPPYNGSALVYHIEALGVRSMPITLLTAMFAGLVISLQFGYFLARFGVQYTVGRVVVLTLFRELAPVLTALTVGARLGSGMAAELGAMTVTEQVDAIRALGADPLRKLVVPRVVACLVVMPVLTVFADVVGLVAGAVVVKVQYAIPLEQFFQGALDSVLMEDFVSGVFKGGVFGLIIGLVGCFKGLTVEGGTEGVGRATTQTVAITSVAVCLADFFITKVTLYL, from the coding sequence ATGGCGCGCATGAGCGGGCAGGTGCTCAGCCGCGCGGTGCGCCCGCCGTACAACGGGAGCGCGCTCGTCTATCACATCGAGGCGCTGGGCGTGCGCTCCATGCCCATCACCCTGCTGACGGCGATGTTCGCCGGGCTCGTCATCTCGCTCCAGTTCGGCTACTTCCTGGCGCGCTTCGGCGTGCAGTACACGGTGGGCCGCGTGGTGGTGCTCACGCTGTTCCGCGAGCTGGCCCCGGTGCTCACGGCGCTGACGGTGGGCGCGCGGCTGGGCAGCGGCATGGCGGCGGAGCTGGGCGCCATGACGGTGACGGAGCAGGTGGACGCCATCCGCGCGCTCGGCGCGGACCCGCTGCGCAAGCTGGTGGTGCCGCGCGTCGTCGCGTGCCTGGTGGTGATGCCGGTGCTCACCGTGTTCGCGGACGTGGTGGGCCTGGTGGCCGGCGCGGTGGTGGTGAAGGTGCAATACGCCATCCCGCTCGAGCAGTTCTTCCAGGGCGCGCTCGACTCGGTGCTGATGGAGGACTTCGTGTCCGGCGTCTTCAAGGGGGGCGTGTTCGGGCTCATCATCGGGCTGGTGGGGTGCTTCAAGGGCCTGACGGTGGAGGGCGGCACGGAGGGCGTGGGCCGCGCCACCACGCAGACGGTGGCCATCACCTCCGTCGCCGTGTGCCTGGCGGACTTCTTCATCACCAAGGTGACGCTGTACCTGTGA
- a CDS encoding M20/M25/M40 family metallo-hydrolase: MQALTLREDRFLEVLRRLIALTPRLQNNPGGGLVPEERLAAQVVLDTLAPHIASGFIHAESLAAPGNESRPSLVLTVKGTGEGAVGFVGAHFDVVPADRQAEGWERDPFTLWEGPDGTLYGRGVTDCLGHVAVATDLLAQLAERGVRPRRTLKVVFIANEESTDLPGLGLGYVAQQGRLKELVGHPVFWLDSANFGPTVGTAGINLWELKVTGVGGHSGMPHNCVNALELGMAASLELARWFHARYPPSDDEKRWGFLASSSLKATVVEAANTKETKIPADVTLRGDMRLTPFHDLAEVRRATEGFIQELDARLERDDAPPGFPRTRTADGRRGTLSLRFPGGGTEGIACKLDSPGLRALKDAMRAVRGVDAQPFSLTGSLPLVRDLQRQGCDVQITGFGEMKYYHAPNEQARLEDFRQGFAILRELLVRL, from the coding sequence ATGCAAGCACTGACACTTCGTGAGGACCGTTTCCTGGAGGTGCTGCGGCGCCTCATCGCGCTGACGCCCCGGCTGCAGAACAACCCGGGCGGAGGGCTGGTGCCCGAGGAGCGGCTCGCCGCCCAGGTGGTGCTCGACACGCTGGCGCCGCACATCGCCAGCGGCTTCATCCACGCGGAGTCGCTCGCGGCCCCGGGCAACGAGTCGCGGCCCAGCCTGGTGCTCACCGTGAAGGGCACGGGCGAGGGCGCGGTGGGCTTCGTGGGCGCCCACTTCGACGTGGTGCCCGCGGACCGCCAGGCGGAGGGGTGGGAGCGAGACCCCTTCACGCTGTGGGAGGGGCCGGACGGCACGCTGTACGGCCGCGGCGTCACGGACTGCCTGGGCCACGTCGCGGTGGCCACGGACCTGCTCGCGCAGCTGGCGGAGCGGGGCGTGCGTCCGCGCCGCACGCTGAAGGTGGTGTTCATCGCCAACGAGGAGTCGACCGACCTGCCGGGCCTGGGGCTGGGCTACGTGGCGCAGCAGGGGCGGCTGAAGGAGCTGGTGGGCCACCCGGTGTTCTGGCTCGACAGCGCCAACTTCGGCCCCACCGTGGGCACCGCCGGCATCAACCTGTGGGAGCTGAAGGTGACGGGCGTGGGCGGCCACTCGGGCATGCCGCACAACTGCGTCAACGCGCTGGAATTGGGCATGGCCGCGTCGCTGGAGCTGGCGCGCTGGTTCCACGCGCGCTACCCGCCCTCCGACGACGAGAAGCGCTGGGGCTTCCTGGCCTCCTCCAGCCTGAAGGCCACGGTGGTGGAGGCGGCGAACACCAAGGAGACGAAGATTCCCGCGGACGTCACCCTGCGCGGCGACATGCGCCTGACGCCCTTCCACGACCTGGCGGAGGTGCGCCGCGCGACGGAAGGCTTCATCCAGGAGCTGGACGCGCGGCTGGAGCGCGACGACGCGCCCCCGGGCTTTCCCCGGACACGTACCGCGGACGGCCGGCGGGGCACGCTGTCGCTGCGCTTCCCCGGCGGCGGCACGGAGGGCATCGCCTGCAAGCTGGACTCGCCGGGCCTGCGGGCGCTGAAGGACGCGATGCGGGCGGTGCGCGGGGTGGACGCGCAGCCCTTCTCGCTCACCGGCTCGCTGCCCCTGGTGAGGGACCTGCAGCGCCAGGGATGTGACGTGCAGATAACGGGCTTCGGGGAGATGAAGTACTACCACGCGCCCAACGAGCAGGCCCGGCTGGAGGACTTCCGCCAGGGCTTCGCCATCCTGCGGGAGCTGTTGGTGCGACTGTGA
- a CDS encoding response regulator, with protein MSGPLLVVDDDADLREALEEVLRDAGYEVMGAHNGRHALEVLGAATRRPILVLLDMMMPVLDGAGFARAMRQEPAWRDIPVLVFSASANARQVAEEIGACGHLRKPVDVDTLLDAVSRHRAA; from the coding sequence GTGAGTGGGCCGTTGCTGGTGGTGGACGATGACGCGGACCTCCGCGAGGCGCTGGAGGAGGTGCTGCGGGACGCGGGCTACGAGGTGATGGGGGCCCACAATGGCAGGCACGCGCTGGAGGTGCTCGGCGCGGCGACGCGGCGTCCCATCCTCGTCCTGCTGGACATGATGATGCCCGTGCTCGACGGGGCGGGCTTCGCGCGCGCCATGCGCCAGGAGCCCGCGTGGCGGGACATCCCCGTGCTCGTCTTCTCCGCGTCCGCCAACGCGCGCCAGGTGGCGGAGGAGATTGGCGCGTGCGGGCACCTGCGCAAACCCGTCGACGTCGACACGCTGCTGGACGCCGTCAGCCGCCACCGCGCGGCGTGA
- a CDS encoding M43 family zinc metalloprotease, producing MSRLVRRSGGFAVLVGGLVALSGCSNAPSSQPEPTAPPAEEGQPTQQVVGRGCGVNPTAEEMAQMEERYALERKVSAMARPNGSVTIPVYFHVINKGTGIANGDIPDSQITAQLNVLNAAYANTPFKFALTATDRTTNSSWYNLSSGSTNERNMKTTLRKGGKNALNIYSANLSGGLLGWATFPSSYASNPTQDGVVILYSSVPGGTASPYNLGDTGTHEVGHWLGLYHTFQGGCSTTNDSVSDTPAEASPAYGCPTGRNTCSAAGNDPITNFMDYTDDSCMNTFTAGQSARMDSQALTYR from the coding sequence ATGTCCCGTCTCGTTCGTCGCAGCGGTGGTTTCGCGGTCCTGGTGGGTGGCCTCGTCGCGCTGTCCGGTTGCTCCAACGCTCCGTCGTCGCAGCCCGAGCCCACGGCGCCTCCCGCGGAGGAGGGCCAGCCCACGCAGCAGGTGGTGGGGCGTGGCTGTGGCGTGAACCCGACCGCCGAGGAGATGGCCCAGATGGAGGAGCGCTACGCGCTGGAGCGCAAGGTGAGCGCGATGGCGCGCCCCAATGGCTCGGTCACCATCCCCGTCTACTTCCACGTCATCAACAAGGGCACGGGCATCGCCAACGGCGACATCCCGGACTCGCAGATCACCGCGCAGCTCAACGTGCTCAACGCCGCGTACGCGAACACGCCGTTCAAGTTCGCGCTGACGGCGACGGACCGCACCACCAACTCCTCCTGGTACAACCTGTCGTCGGGCAGCACCAACGAGCGCAACATGAAGACCACCCTGCGCAAGGGCGGCAAGAACGCGCTCAACATCTACTCCGCCAACCTGAGCGGCGGCCTGCTGGGCTGGGCGACCTTCCCCTCCAGCTACGCGAGCAACCCCACGCAGGACGGCGTGGTGATTCTGTACTCCAGCGTGCCGGGCGGCACCGCGTCTCCGTACAACCTGGGCGACACGGGCACGCACGAGGTCGGCCACTGGCTGGGCCTGTACCACACGTTCCAGGGCGGCTGCTCCACCACGAACGACTCCGTCAGCGACACGCCGGCGGAGGCCTCGCCCGCCTACGGCTGCCCCACCGGCCGCAACACCTGCTCCGCCGCGGGCAACGACCCCATCACCAACTTCATGGACTACACGGACGACTCCTGCATGAACACGTTCACCGCCGGTCAGTCGGCGCGCATGGACTCGCAGGCGCTGACGTACCGCTGA
- a CDS encoding ABC transporter ATP-binding protein: MSFARHHARRAPGFEFHRPYPGEQLIHFEHLRKAFGPKRVYDDLELDVRAGETLVVLGGSGTGKSVLLRCLIGLQRPDAGRVLFQGADVTAFTEEQFMEVRRHVAMVFQGAALFDSLSVGENVAYPLLEHYPDMPPEEVRRRVAQKLELVSLPGTEHLMPADLSGGMKKRVGLARAIATDPEVILWDEPTTGLDPVTTQSINAMINSMKTKLGCTSIVVTHDLVSAFEVGDRMAMLANRRIVQVGTPDEFRRSTVPEVRAFLDARRAELVPAGGAS, encoded by the coding sequence ATGTCCTTCGCCCGCCACCACGCAAGACGAGCGCCCGGCTTCGAGTTCCACCGGCCGTACCCGGGTGAGCAGCTCATCCACTTCGAGCACCTGCGCAAGGCGTTCGGCCCCAAGCGCGTCTACGACGACCTGGAGCTGGACGTGCGCGCGGGGGAGACGCTGGTGGTGCTGGGCGGCTCCGGCACGGGCAAGAGCGTGCTCCTGCGCTGCCTCATCGGCCTGCAGCGGCCGGACGCGGGGCGCGTGCTCTTCCAGGGCGCGGACGTCACGGCCTTCACGGAGGAGCAGTTCATGGAGGTGCGCCGCCACGTGGCCATGGTGTTCCAGGGCGCGGCCCTCTTCGACTCGCTGAGCGTGGGGGAGAACGTGGCCTACCCGCTGCTCGAGCACTACCCGGACATGCCCCCGGAAGAGGTGCGCCGCCGGGTGGCGCAGAAGCTGGAGCTGGTGAGCCTGCCCGGCACCGAACACCTGATGCCCGCGGACCTGTCCGGCGGCATGAAGAAGCGCGTGGGCCTGGCGCGCGCCATCGCCACCGACCCGGAGGTGATTCTCTGGGACGAGCCCACCACGGGGTTGGACCCCGTCACCACCCAGTCCATCAACGCGATGATCAACTCGATGAAGACGAAGCTGGGGTGCACCTCCATCGTCGTGACGCACGACCTGGTGAGCGCCTTCGAGGTGGGGGACCGCATGGCGATGCTCGCCAACCGCCGCATCGTCCAGGTGGGCACCCCGGACGAGTTCCGCCGCTCCACGGTGCCGGAGGTGCGCGCCTTCCTGGACGCGCGGCGCGCGGAGCTGGTGCCGGCCGGGGGCGCGTCATGA
- a CDS encoding MlaD family protein: MSPFSSASGERRLALRAGVFVALGMAVAGMVVFFIGQESRLFQRQVYFRAYFANVQGLNDKSPVWLGGLKVGRVTGIFFSKDPTDQRLEVQLQVSERYADRVRQDSVAQLSSMGVLGDKAVDISLGSPSAPPLEPGSELKSSTSGDLSALLSGASEVMENSVAITQSLRKTVESYGDPRLAADLRRGLGSLASILEAVEKGDGVLHTLIYDKAAGRDARALMANATRAAERVDGAVGHVEALLREVRSGDGTAHALIYGDEGTKALRELGDAAEQLAGLIEDAKKSPNGAVHQLVYGDARGMFADLGSAAADLKRITATVASGEGTVGGLISDPTVYDDLREVLGNVKRNRILRALVRFSLDNRQDLEQLGKVERVEPKAPVQPPPPSQVPPDAAGVGGPAPSPPRE, encoded by the coding sequence ATGAGCCCCTTCTCCTCGGCGTCCGGCGAGCGCAGGCTCGCGCTGCGCGCGGGCGTCTTCGTCGCGCTGGGCATGGCGGTGGCCGGCATGGTGGTGTTCTTCATCGGCCAGGAGTCGCGCCTGTTCCAGCGGCAGGTGTACTTCCGCGCCTACTTCGCCAACGTGCAGGGGCTCAACGACAAGTCCCCGGTGTGGCTGGGCGGCCTGAAGGTGGGCCGGGTGACGGGCATCTTCTTCTCCAAGGACCCCACGGACCAGCGGCTGGAGGTGCAGCTCCAGGTGTCCGAACGCTACGCGGACCGCGTGCGCCAGGACTCGGTGGCGCAGCTGAGCAGCATGGGCGTGCTGGGCGACAAGGCGGTGGACATCTCCCTGGGCAGCCCCTCCGCGCCGCCCCTGGAGCCGGGCTCCGAGCTCAAGTCCTCCACGAGCGGGGACCTGTCCGCGCTGCTGAGTGGCGCCAGCGAGGTGATGGAGAACTCGGTGGCCATCACCCAGTCGCTGCGCAAGACGGTGGAGTCGTATGGCGACCCGCGCCTGGCGGCGGACCTGCGCCGCGGCCTGGGCTCGCTGGCCTCCATCCTGGAGGCGGTGGAGAAGGGCGACGGCGTGCTGCACACGCTCATCTACGACAAGGCCGCGGGCCGCGACGCGCGCGCGCTGATGGCCAACGCGACGCGCGCGGCCGAGCGCGTCGACGGCGCCGTGGGCCACGTGGAGGCGCTGCTGCGCGAGGTGCGCTCCGGCGACGGCACCGCGCACGCGCTCATCTACGGCGACGAGGGCACCAAGGCCCTGCGCGAGCTGGGCGACGCCGCCGAGCAGCTGGCGGGCCTCATCGAGGACGCGAAGAAGAGCCCCAACGGCGCCGTGCACCAGCTGGTGTATGGCGACGCGCGCGGCATGTTCGCGGACCTGGGCAGCGCGGCGGCGGACCTGAAGCGAATCACCGCCACCGTCGCCAGCGGCGAGGGCACCGTGGGCGGCCTCATCAGCGACCCCACCGTCTACGACGACCTGCGCGAGGTGCTCGGCAACGTGAAGCGCAACCGCATCCTCCGCGCCCTGGTGCGCTTCTCCCTCGACAACCGCCAGGACCTGGAACAGCTGGGCAAGGTGGAGCGCGTGGAGCCCAAGGCTCCCGTCCAGCCTCCGCCCCCCTCGCAAGTCCCCCCGGACGCCGCGGGCGTCGGCGGCCCCGCCCCCTCGCCCCCCCGCGAGTGA